The following proteins come from a genomic window of Triticum aestivum cultivar Chinese Spring chromosome 6A, IWGSC CS RefSeq v2.1, whole genome shotgun sequence:
- the LOC123127737 gene encoding protein G1-like3: MDLSPNPESPNAPGGGGGSGAGGSSGGGGASSSAGGGGTPQTPSRYEAQKRRDWNTFGQYLRNHRPPLSLAQCSGAHVLEFLRYLDQFGKTKVHTASCPFFGHPNPPAPCPCPLRQAWGSLDALVGRLRAAFEEHGGRPESNPFAARAVRLFLREVREHQARARGVSYEKKKRKKPTPGDASSSSSHQAPPPPPPPPAGAAC, encoded by the coding sequence ATGGACCTGTCGCCAAACCCCGAGAGCCCGAATGccccgggcggcggtggcggcagcggcgccGGTGGATCTAGCGGCGGTGGAGGGGCGTCCTCGTCTGCTGGGGGTGGAGGCACACCGCAGACGCCCAGCCGGTACGAGGCGCAGAAGCGGCGGGACTGGAACACGTTCGGGCAGTACCTGCGGAACCACCGGCCGCCGCTGAGCCTCGCGCAGTGCAGCGGCGCGCACGTGCTGGAGTTTCTGCGGTACCTGGACCAGTTCGGCAAGACCAAGGTGCACACGGCGTCGTGCCCCTTCTTCGGCCACCCAAACCCGCCGGCGCCCTGCCCCTGCCCGCTGCGTCAGGCGTGGGGGAGCCTCGACGCGCTCGTGGGACGCCTTCGCGCCGCGTTCGAGGAGCACGGCGGCCGCCCCGAGTCCAACCCCTTCGCCGCCCGCGCGGTCCGCCTGTTCCTCCGCGAGGTCCGCGAGCACCAGGCTCGCGCGCGCGGCGTCAGCTACGAGAAGAAGAAGCGCAAGAAGCCGACGCCTGGTgacgccagcagcagcagcagccaccaGGCTCCAcccccaccgccaccgccccccgccGGTGCGGCCTGCTGA